The following proteins are co-located in the Sulfurovum sp. TSL6 genome:
- the nuoL gene encoding NADH-quinone oxidoreductase subunit L produces the protein MSHSILLNILLLAPLTSAFLIFLLTISTRYTKQTLYTFLALSGSGLSAMIALYISYSSYFEHKLFVSHLFTWLNIGDFTIEVTLKADALSSFMLLFVAPVSFLIHIYATGYMHKDKSYGRFFTYFNLFIFFMFLLVLADNPIIMFVGWEGVGLISYLLIGFYFDDIKNTYAGNKAFIVNRVGDFGFLSALMLLFIEIGSGGFSYHAIFSNLSSIESPMLSLIALLLFVGAMGKSAQLPLFVWLPDAMAGPTPVSALIHAATMVTAGIYMVARFAPLYTLTVDVSLLIAYVGALSAMFAAVVATRQYDIKKILAYSTISQLGFMFMALGVGAYSTALFHMFTHAFFKGLLFMGAGAIIVAFHHTQDIRKLRGIRKSVPTVFIMMLIGSLTISAIPPLSAFVSKDAIMTVLYASHHLDLFLMALLSSLFTALYMFRMLFVLFFSETTYEATLEPSRNSVKSMIYPMAILTLLSIFAGMLNLPEIFGGNLHISCWLDLANRHFVLSHTHEIVLMSVNTVLILSVIFYAYKRYAYKDTILKESNTGFVANKFYIDALYNLIIVKPLYLLSVFLDRKISHELIDNTINSMAFNYRKLGKFFSILENGNVRFYALYMLIGLVLGFIYLFLLLKAIL, from the coding sequence ATGAGTCATAGCATACTTTTAAATATTTTACTTCTTGCTCCGCTCACAAGTGCATTTCTGATTTTTTTACTCACTATCAGCACGAGATATACCAAACAGACGCTCTATACGTTTTTGGCATTATCAGGTTCCGGACTAAGTGCAATGATTGCTTTGTATATCAGTTATAGTAGTTATTTTGAACATAAACTTTTTGTTTCACATCTTTTTACATGGTTGAATATCGGTGATTTTACCATTGAAGTGACACTCAAAGCTGATGCACTAAGTTCTTTTATGTTGCTTTTTGTTGCACCGGTTAGTTTTCTCATTCATATTTATGCCACAGGTTATATGCATAAAGACAAGAGTTATGGGCGTTTTTTTACGTATTTTAATCTGTTTATCTTTTTTATGTTTTTACTGGTATTGGCAGATAATCCTATTATTATGTTTGTAGGCTGGGAGGGAGTCGGACTCATATCCTATCTACTTATAGGTTTTTATTTTGATGATATTAAAAATACCTATGCCGGAAATAAAGCATTTATTGTAAATAGAGTGGGAGACTTCGGATTTTTAAGTGCATTGATGCTTTTGTTTATTGAAATAGGCAGTGGTGGTTTCTCTTATCATGCAATATTTTCAAACCTATCTTCCATAGAGTCACCCATGTTAAGTTTAATTGCCCTCTTACTTTTTGTTGGAGCGATGGGGAAATCTGCACAATTACCGTTATTTGTATGGTTACCTGATGCAATGGCAGGGCCAACACCTGTTTCTGCACTGATACATGCCGCCACTATGGTTACAGCAGGTATTTATATGGTTGCCCGTTTTGCACCTTTATACACTCTCACCGTCGATGTTTCACTTTTGATCGCATACGTTGGAGCACTTAGTGCAATGTTTGCCGCTGTCGTTGCTACAAGACAATATGATATTAAAAAGATACTTGCCTATTCAACGATCTCTCAACTGGGATTTATGTTTATGGCTCTTGGAGTTGGTGCCTACTCTACTGCATTATTTCATATGTTCACACATGCCTTTTTTAAAGGATTACTCTTTATGGGAGCCGGTGCCATTATCGTTGCATTTCATCATACACAAGATATACGGAAACTTCGTGGCATAAGAAAGTCTGTACCTACTGTTTTTATCATGATGCTTATAGGGTCACTGACTATTTCTGCTATACCTCCCCTGTCCGCTTTCGTTTCTAAAGATGCCATTATGACTGTCCTATATGCCAGTCATCATTTAGATCTGTTTTTGATGGCACTGCTCTCTTCATTATTCACTGCCTTGTATATGTTCAGGATGCTATTTGTACTCTTTTTCAGTGAAACTACCTATGAAGCTACGCTGGAACCTTCCCGAAACAGTGTCAAATCCATGATCTATCCGATGGCCATTTTAACACTGCTTTCTATCTTTGCAGGCATGCTAAACCTTCCCGAAATATTTGGTGGAAATTTACATATTTCATGCTGGCTTGATCTTGCAAATAGACACTTTGTTCTTTCGCATACCCATGAGATAGTGTTAATGTCAGTCAATACGGTATTAATACTCTCTGTCATATTCTATGCCTATAAAAGATATGCATACAAGGATACGATCCTGAAAGAGAGCAACACCGGCTTTGTTGCAAATAAATTTTATATTGATGCACTATACAACCTGATCATTGTCAAACCCCTATACCTATTATCTGTTTTCTTAGATAGAAAAATAAGCCACGAACTCATTGATAATACGATTAATTCAATGGCATTCAATTATAGAAAACTTGGAAAATTTTTCTCAATTCTTGAAAATGGAAATGTGAGGTTCTATGCACTTTATATGCTCATAGGTCTTGTTTTAGGATTCATATATCTATTTTTATTATTGAAGGCAATACTATGA
- a CDS encoding NuoM family protein, which yields MNILSIIIFLPIITAVLLFFVRIPIRLIKIIYMMVTSMIAFLTLKLYISFEHHASIQFEEMHRWISEYGINYHIGVDGVSLGIVVMNAILMPLVAIALYKQRDKRGYWINLLFVQGGIMGVALSLDLMLFYLFWEIMLLPIFLMIGFFGYGNKNFITMKFNIYTIFGSLMMLISILYIAVQYKLQFGVYTFDLDKLQNLVLDSTQSILVFSGFMIAFAIKIPIFPFHTWLIDTYRSAPTGAVVVMSALMAKLGAYAIWRVLFTLLDKTSHELASYFIGIGLLGLIYFGISAMSQTHLKSMFALSSASHLSLIVVGFFIYDVYGLIGSSYLIVAHAISSAALFMMAAMLYERTKTYDISSLGGIAAVAPRFSLFFTLFALSIVGVPMTAGFVAEVLIVLGAFHYNIYIGFMTATTLLIAMLFMFKMISQVLYGKVNKATENFEDLRMHELIALIPLALLILAMGIFPNYFMQKIEPTALSYTVEKEVSYHE from the coding sequence ATGAATATATTAAGCATCATTATCTTCTTGCCTATCATCACTGCAGTGCTATTGTTTTTTGTAAGAATACCTATCAGACTCATTAAGATCATTTATATGATGGTAACATCGATGATCGCATTTTTAACACTAAAACTCTACATAAGTTTTGAACATCATGCTTCTATACAATTTGAAGAGATGCATCGTTGGATATCTGAGTATGGTATCAATTATCATATTGGTGTGGATGGGGTATCTCTTGGTATTGTTGTCATGAATGCGATCTTAATGCCACTGGTAGCCATAGCCCTATATAAGCAAAGAGATAAACGCGGTTACTGGATTAATTTATTGTTTGTTCAAGGTGGTATCATGGGGGTTGCATTATCTCTTGACCTGATGCTTTTTTATCTATTTTGGGAGATTATGCTGCTACCAATATTTTTAATGATCGGTTTTTTCGGTTATGGAAACAAAAATTTTATTACAATGAAATTTAATATATATACTATATTTGGCTCATTAATGATGCTTATTTCTATCTTATATATCGCAGTACAATATAAACTACAGTTTGGTGTCTACACTTTTGATCTAGATAAACTTCAAAACCTCGTTTTAGATTCGACACAATCTATTTTGGTATTTAGTGGTTTTATGATTGCGTTTGCTATAAAGATCCCCATATTTCCATTTCATACGTGGCTGATCGACACGTACAGGAGTGCACCAACAGGAGCTGTCGTGGTCATGTCGGCACTCATGGCAAAACTTGGTGCTTATGCAATATGGAGAGTGTTATTTACCCTATTGGATAAGACTTCCCATGAACTAGCCTCTTATTTTATAGGAATCGGACTTTTGGGACTGATATATTTTGGTATATCCGCTATGAGTCAAACCCATTTAAAAAGTATGTTCGCACTCTCATCTGCTTCTCATTTATCTTTAATTGTCGTTGGTTTTTTTATCTACGATGTCTATGGACTGATCGGTTCATCTTATCTGATCGTTGCTCATGCTATCTCTTCTGCTGCTCTATTTATGATGGCTGCTATGTTATATGAAAGAACCAAGACATATGACATCTCTTCTCTTGGCGGTATTGCAGCAGTTGCACCAAGATTTTCGTTATTCTTCACTTTGTTTGCTTTGAGTATTGTTGGCGTACCTATGACAGCAGGTTTTGTTGCTGAAGTTTTGATCGTTCTTGGTGCATTTCACTATAATATCTATATAGGATTTATGACTGCCACTACCCTATTGATAGCAATGCTTTTTATGTTTAAAATGATAAGTCAAGTTTTATATGGCAAGGTAAATAAGGCTACAGAAAACTTTGAAGACCTTCGAATGCATGAGCTTATTGCATTAATACCTCTGGCTTTACTCATCTTAGCGATGGGGATCTTCCCAAACTATTTTATGCAAAAGATTGAGCCGACAGCTCTATCTTATACCGTTGAAAAAGAGGTATCTTATCATGAGTGA
- a CDS encoding NADH-quinone oxidoreductase subunit N has translation MSDAFIALAVPALLLFSALFILLFGFSSYYNKNRGYYITLTTLFITFCISVNGVGDIHSAELLPQLFNAMVIYDTFSATFISLFLLGGFLSLAIAKSFIDQTNFFTHESFVLFLFSLFGMVVLTMANELLTAFIALEIASMSVYVLVGLNKESLRASEAFFKYLLLGSFSASFYLLGMMLIYAQAKSTHLNVIAAYILNHDLNSQLLIIAGGMLIIITIMFKIAALPFGAWVLDVYEGASLPITAYMATVFKIAVFAFTIRVFLKNNDLIQLVFDPLIVIGAVITMIGGSLLAVIQNSVKKMLAASSVVHSGYLMIALASIEDADSSASSAIIFYLFAYFISAIGAFGVLSYISKGTDKLISFDDLNGLGKNTPIIAVSLTIFMLSLAGFPSTIGFIGKFYIFTSAIESGYTLLALFGAITAFISIYYYFKVIVHLYFKESAYVKVEYGYRVSLAFIITAAFIVLWGGVGTSLILNIPGINELYELSKHAIQSLNF, from the coding sequence ATGAGTGATGCATTTATCGCTTTAGCAGTACCAGCATTATTATTATTTAGTGCTCTGTTTATTTTACTTTTTGGCTTTAGTTCATACTATAATAAAAATAGAGGTTATTATATTACTCTAACCACTCTGTTTATCACTTTCTGTATTTCTGTCAATGGTGTAGGTGACATACACTCTGCTGAACTTTTGCCTCAACTATTTAACGCAATGGTCATCTATGATACCTTTAGTGCTACCTTTATTTCTCTCTTCTTACTTGGTGGTTTTTTATCCTTAGCTATTGCAAAATCGTTTATAGATCAAACAAACTTTTTTACCCATGAATCATTTGTTTTATTTCTTTTTTCACTTTTTGGCATGGTAGTTTTAACGATGGCAAATGAACTGCTTACAGCTTTTATAGCTTTGGAAATTGCCTCAATGTCTGTGTATGTTTTGGTGGGACTCAATAAAGAATCTCTGAGAGCATCAGAAGCATTTTTCAAGTATTTATTACTCGGCTCATTTTCCGCATCATTTTATTTACTGGGGATGATGCTTATCTATGCACAGGCTAAAAGTACACATTTAAATGTTATTGCAGCATATATTTTAAACCATGATCTAAACTCTCAACTATTGATCATCGCAGGTGGTATGTTGATCATTATCACCATTATGTTTAAAATAGCGGCTCTTCCATTTGGAGCTTGGGTTCTTGATGTATATGAAGGGGCTTCTCTCCCTATTACAGCGTATATGGCCACGGTATTTAAAATTGCTGTATTTGCATTTACCATAAGAGTATTTTTGAAAAACAATGATCTGATTCAACTGGTTTTTGACCCTTTGATTGTGATAGGGGCAGTCATAACAATGATTGGTGGCTCACTCTTAGCTGTCATTCAAAATAGTGTTAAAAAGATGTTGGCAGCTTCTTCTGTTGTTCATAGCGGGTATTTGATGATAGCTTTAGCATCCATTGAAGATGCAGACTCAAGTGCTTCCAGTGCTATTATTTTTTATTTATTTGCATATTTTATCAGTGCCATAGGCGCATTTGGGGTTTTAAGTTATATCAGTAAAGGTACGGATAAACTTATATCTTTTGATGACTTAAATGGTCTTGGTAAAAACACCCCGATCATTGCAGTCTCTTTAACAATTTTCATGCTTTCATTGGCCGGATTTCCATCCACCATAGGTTTTATCGGTAAATTCTACATATTCACATCAGCCATTGAATCAGGCTATACACTGTTGGCTCTTTTTGGTGCAATTACTGCTTTTATTTCCATCTATTATTATTTTAAAGTCATCGTACATCTATATTTTAAAGAGTCTGCCTATGTAAAAGTAGAGTATGGATATAGAGTATCGTTAGCTTTTATCATTACCGCTGCCTTTATTGTATTGTGGGGAGGCGTAGGAACATCATTAATACTAAATATTCCAGGTATTAATGAACTATATGAATTGAGTAAACATGCCATACAATCGCTTAATTTCTAA
- the gdhA gene encoding NADP-specific glutamate dehydrogenase yields the protein MSHIDITLEEAHEYIKKEIEKEIEHYRCEHDIFFQAVEEVLLSIAPLYLADDRYAKHNIIRRLAHPDRIIKFKIEWLNDKNEIRVNTGYRVQFNNSMGPYKGGLRFHPSVNEGVLKFLGFEQILKNALTGLPIGGAKGGSDFDPKGKSDFEIMKFCRAFMRELHKYIGPRMDVPAGDIGVGSREISYLFGEYKKITSTFDGILTGKPLFSGGSLARTEATGYGVVYFTEAMLEIENKESLKGKICTVSGAGNVALHTIEKLLEIGAIPVTCTDSRGTVYDARGVDIAYLKELKFNRRGGSLEEYIVKHPEATYIPASEYPEDGHAVWNIECYAAFPCSTQNELTDLDAKNLIANGCVSVTEGANMPSTPEAIATFLKNKICFGPAKAANAGGVAVSNFEMSQNASMLKWSFEEVDAKLKETMYDICHNVAATAKEYGVEGNYVDGANISAFKKVADVMISEGI from the coding sequence ATGTCACATATAGATATAACACTAGAAGAAGCACACGAGTATATAAAAAAAGAGATAGAAAAAGAAATAGAGCACTATCGTTGTGAACATGATATCTTTTTTCAAGCAGTGGAAGAGGTTTTATTGTCTATTGCTCCACTTTATCTTGCGGACGATAGATATGCAAAACATAACATTATCAGAAGATTGGCACATCCTGACAGAATTATAAAGTTTAAGATCGAATGGTTGAATGATAAAAACGAAATTCGGGTCAATACCGGCTACAGAGTTCAGTTTAATAATTCAATGGGACCATACAAGGGAGGGCTTCGTTTTCATCCATCAGTTAATGAAGGGGTTTTGAAGTTTTTAGGGTTTGAACAGATCCTTAAAAATGCACTGACAGGTCTTCCTATAGGTGGTGCTAAAGGTGGAAGTGACTTTGATCCAAAAGGGAAAAGTGACTTTGAGATCATGAAATTCTGCAGGGCTTTCATGAGAGAACTACACAAATACATCGGTCCACGTATGGATGTTCCTGCCGGAGATATCGGCGTGGGTTCAAGAGAAATATCATATCTTTTCGGTGAATACAAAAAGATCACGTCAACCTTTGACGGTATCTTAACGGGTAAACCGCTTTTCTCAGGGGGTTCTCTCGCGCGTACGGAGGCCACAGGCTATGGCGTTGTTTATTTTACCGAAGCGATGCTGGAAATAGAAAATAAAGAGAGTTTAAAAGGCAAGATATGTACGGTGAGCGGTGCAGGAAATGTAGCACTTCACACCATAGAAAAGCTTCTTGAGATAGGAGCCATTCCAGTTACTTGTACAGACTCAAGAGGAACAGTTTATGATGCCAGAGGTGTAGATATCGCATACCTCAAAGAGTTGAAGTTCAACCGTAGAGGAGGATCGTTGGAGGAATACATTGTCAAACATCCCGAGGCGACTTACATTCCTGCATCAGAATATCCTGAAGATGGGCATGCGGTATGGAACATAGAGTGTTATGCCGCTTTTCCTTGTTCTACACAAAATGAGCTGACTGATCTTGATGCTAAAAATCTGATTGCAAATGGTTGTGTCTCTGTAACTGAGGGGGCCAATATGCCATCTACTCCGGAAGCCATTGCAACCTTTTTAAAAAATAAAATCTGTTTCGGTCCAGCTAAGGCAGCCAATGCAGGCGGAGTTGCTGTAAGTAATTTTGAAATGAGTCAAAATGCTTCTATGTTGAAATGGAGTTTTGAAGAGGTTGATGCCAAACTAAAAGAGACAATGTATGATATTTGTCATAATGTTGCTGCTACGGCTAAAGAGTATGGTGTCGAAGGCAACTATGTGGATGGTGCAAATATTTCCGCATTCAAAAAAGTTGCAGATGTAATGATCTCTGAGGGAATATAA
- the pyrF gene encoding orotidine-5'-phosphate decarboxylase — protein MELCVALDLPSAEENLALAESLKSYNVWMKVGFRAYIRDGKPFIEALKAINPDFKIFLDLKLYDIPNTMADAAEEIAKIGVDMFNIHASAGAVAMKTVMDRLAPYENRPLVLAVTALTSFDEANFQTVYEKSIDEKAEQFAKMSYENGLDGVVCSTFESRAIKNATSDTFLTLCPGIRPFGEDAGDQQRVATLDLANEEGVDYPVVGRPIYKDSDPQSKVEEILKVIATF, from the coding sequence ATGGAACTATGTGTAGCACTTGATTTGCCGTCAGCTGAAGAGAATTTGGCCCTTGCAGAGTCACTGAAATCGTACAATGTCTGGATGAAAGTAGGATTTCGTGCCTATATTCGTGATGGCAAACCTTTTATAGAAGCGTTAAAAGCGATAAACCCTGATTTCAAGATATTTTTAGACCTCAAACTTTACGATATCCCCAACACGATGGCAGATGCAGCAGAAGAGATAGCTAAGATAGGTGTAGATATGTTCAACATTCATGCATCAGCAGGGGCTGTCGCGATGAAAACAGTGATGGACAGACTGGCTCCCTATGAAAACCGTCCTTTGGTACTGGCTGTGACGGCATTGACCTCTTTTGATGAAGCAAACTTCCAGACCGTCTACGAAAAAAGCATAGATGAAAAAGCAGAACAGTTCGCAAAAATGAGTTATGAAAATGGTTTGGACGGTGTGGTGTGTTCCACTTTTGAGAGTAGGGCTATCAAAAATGCAACGTCTGACACATTCTTGACACTCTGTCCAGGGATCAGACCTTTTGGAGAAGATGCCGGAGATCAACAGCGTGTAGCAACCCTGGATCTTGCGAATGAAGAGGGTGTAGACTACCCTGTAGTAGGAAGACCTATCTACAAAGACAGTGATCCTCAAAGTAAAGTAGAAGAGATACTGAAGGTAATCGCTACTTTTTGA
- a CDS encoding peptidylprolyl isomerase, which translates to MFGKESKRYDIVQSVMDTYNYAKFTTSKGVIWAKLFKDDAPNTVANFAHLAEEGFYNGLKFHRVIPGFMAQGGCPHSKDNPSMAGTGGPGWNIDCETDTSTHPHRRGTLSMAHAGPNTGGSQFFITFVATPHLDGVHTVFGAIDEDDTESFMVLDKIDQNDDIVSIEVVESRD; encoded by the coding sequence ATGTTTGGAAAAGAATCAAAAAGATACGATATCGTTCAATCTGTAATGGATACATATAACTACGCAAAATTTACAACTTCTAAAGGGGTCATCTGGGCTAAGCTTTTTAAAGATGATGCACCTAACACCGTTGCAAACTTTGCTCACCTTGCAGAAGAGGGGTTCTACAACGGCCTTAAATTCCACAGAGTGATCCCTGGATTTATGGCACAAGGCGGTTGTCCTCATTCTAAAGACAATCCATCTATGGCTGGTACAGGCGGTCCAGGCTGGAATATAGACTGTGAAACGGACACTAGTACACATCCGCACAGAAGAGGAACACTTTCTATGGCACATGCCGGACCGAACACAGGTGGAAGCCAGTTCTTTATCACTTTTGTAGCTACACCACACCTTGATGGTGTTCACACTGTATTTGGTGCTATCGATGAAGATGATACTGAAAGCTTCATGGTTCTGGACAAGATTGATCAAAATGATGACATCGTTAGTATTGAAGTGGTTGAATCAAGAGATTAA
- a CDS encoding NAD(+) synthase — protein sequence MFGYYRVASAVNKTTVGNPAKNAEEVIKLIQEAQSKEVSVVVFPELTLTGYTASDLLLNQTLMASQNEQLKHLLQKTEKINTIAIIGIALLEADRLYNCAAVLQSGKILGIIPKSYLPNKKEFYEKRQFVTGRDITRATTELWEEEIPFGVDLLFSDTKEMTFGVEICEDLWAVTPPSNHMANNGANLLFNLSASNELIGKAEYREELVRTQSGRCMAAYVYASSGVGESTTDTVFGGHAIISEYGTTLVQNGRFSLENTLITADVDLERLRWLRLNESSYSDGRRKKTRVIKVGQLPAMHELERAINPMPFVPSRFAEKTHRCDEITHIQAHGLIKRMRHAHIKKAVIGISGGLDSTLALLSTHKAFEIMDWDVKDIIAVTMPGFGTTSRTKSNAVKLCEALGVTFKTIDVTEISHKEFEAIEHDVNEHTVTYENVQARARTSILMNMANKEGGLVIGTGDLSEIALGWSTYNGDHMSMYALNSGIPKTLIQYVIEYYKSNISIADIIDDILDTPISPELLPHVDDKIVQETEEIVGAYELHDFFLYHFIKYGAHPTKIRFLAQQAFDGKYDEATITKWLKLFLRRFFTQQFKRSCMPDGPKVGTISLSPRADWKMASDADVEIWLEELDR from the coding sequence ATGTTTGGATATTATAGAGTTGCATCGGCTGTGAACAAAACCACCGTAGGAAATCCTGCAAAAAATGCCGAAGAAGTCATCAAACTCATCCAAGAAGCACAGTCTAAAGAGGTTAGTGTCGTTGTATTTCCGGAACTCACGCTTACAGGATACACTGCCAGTGACCTCCTTCTCAATCAAACACTCATGGCTTCTCAAAATGAGCAACTCAAGCATCTATTACAAAAGACAGAAAAGATCAATACCATTGCGATCATCGGTATTGCTCTACTTGAAGCAGACAGACTTTACAATTGTGCAGCTGTACTGCAAAGTGGAAAGATCTTAGGGATCATACCTAAAAGCTATCTGCCTAACAAAAAAGAGTTTTACGAAAAACGTCAATTTGTAACGGGCCGGGATATCACAAGAGCCACAACAGAGCTATGGGAAGAGGAGATACCTTTCGGGGTTGACCTTCTTTTCAGTGACACTAAAGAGATGACCTTTGGGGTGGAGATATGTGAAGATCTTTGGGCGGTGACTCCTCCTAGCAACCATATGGCAAACAATGGTGCCAACCTTCTTTTTAACCTTTCGGCAAGCAATGAACTCATAGGCAAAGCTGAATATCGCGAAGAGTTGGTACGTACACAAAGCGGCCGTTGTATGGCTGCCTATGTCTATGCTTCTTCCGGTGTAGGTGAATCAACGACCGACACTGTTTTTGGAGGACATGCGATCATCTCGGAGTATGGTACAACTTTGGTTCAAAATGGCCGCTTCAGTCTGGAAAATACACTTATCACAGCGGATGTGGATCTGGAACGTTTAAGATGGCTTAGACTCAATGAATCAAGCTACTCTGACGGAAGACGTAAAAAAACACGGGTCATTAAAGTAGGACAGCTTCCTGCTATGCATGAACTGGAACGCGCTATCAACCCTATGCCATTCGTGCCTTCACGTTTTGCAGAGAAAACACACCGTTGTGATGAAATTACCCATATACAAGCCCATGGACTTATCAAACGTATGCGTCATGCACATATCAAAAAAGCGGTCATAGGTATCTCCGGCGGACTTGACTCCACACTTGCCCTGCTCTCTACACACAAAGCTTTTGAAATAATGGACTGGGATGTGAAAGATATCATTGCAGTCACGATGCCTGGATTTGGGACCACCAGCCGTACCAAGTCCAATGCAGTCAAACTTTGTGAAGCATTGGGTGTGACCTTTAAAACCATCGATGTCACAGAAATCTCCCATAAAGAGTTTGAAGCTATAGAACACGATGTTAATGAACATACTGTCACCTATGAGAATGTACAGGCAAGAGCAAGAACGTCGATCCTGATGAATATGGCCAATAAAGAAGGTGGCCTTGTGATCGGTACGGGTGACCTTAGTGAGATAGCCCTTGGCTGGTCTACTTACAATGGTGATCACATGAGCATGTATGCTCTCAACTCAGGCATACCCAAGACGCTCATACAGTATGTCATCGAGTATTATAAGTCTAATATATCTATTGCTGATATTATCGATGATATACTTGATACGCCTATCAGTCCGGAGTTGCTTCCTCATGTAGATGATAAGATCGTCCAGGAAACAGAAGAGATCGTCGGAGCGTATGAGCTGCATGATTTCTTTCTCTACCATTTTATCAAGTACGGTGCACATCCTACCAAGATACGATTCCTGGCACAACAAGCCTTTGATGGAAAATATGATGAGGCGACCATTACAAAGTGGCTCAAACTCTTTTTGAGACGTTTCTTCACCCAGCAGTTTAAACGTTCGTGCATGCCTGATGGACCAAAAGTAGGTACGATCTCTTTAAGTCCGAGAGCGGATTGGAAGATGGCCAGTGATGCAGATGTTGAAATTTGGTTAGAGGAGTTAGACAGATGA
- a CDS encoding DUF502 domain-containing protein, whose product MKSNNTIKHFINTMIQGVFWLLPIVAIIIIISWLFGKIELLVGEVFRFIGFIPEKYFFLWEVFAVVVFLVTLYILGHLARTKLAGLFEHLFARIPGYTTIKELVGIFNSSKKGKNQVLVVAIKGFGNAGYNIGLMYSQKESIIKDHYTITLSMSPIPNGGFMFEIHKEKIYVIDNATFDNNLQYLLSMGVKSFTEILRIEPKSIDEFTPLCEWIKNNE is encoded by the coding sequence ATGAAGTCAAACAATACAATAAAGCACTTCATCAACACGATGATCCAGGGAGTGTTTTGGCTTTTGCCGATCGTTGCCATTATCATCATCATTTCATGGCTTTTTGGCAAAATAGAACTGTTAGTGGGTGAAGTATTCAGGTTTATCGGTTTTATACCTGAAAAGTATTTCTTTTTGTGGGAAGTTTTCGCGGTAGTTGTCTTTTTAGTTACACTTTACATACTGGGGCATCTTGCACGAACAAAACTTGCAGGTCTATTTGAGCACCTATTTGCAAGAATCCCCGGTTACACTACGATCAAAGAACTCGTAGGTATTTTCAACTCTTCCAAAAAAGGCAAAAATCAAGTATTGGTCGTAGCGATCAAAGGTTTTGGAAACGCAGGTTACAACATAGGTCTGATGTATTCACAAAAAGAAAGTATCATCAAAGACCATTACACCATTACGCTCTCTATGTCACCCATACCCAATGGTGGATTTATGTTTGAGATCCATAAAGAGAAGATCTATGTCATAGACAATGCCACCTTCGACAACAACTTACAATACCTGCTCTCGATGGGTGTAAAAAGTTTTACCGAGATCCTAAGGATCGAACCTAAAAGTATAGATGAATTTACCCCGCTTTGTGAGTGGATCAAAAATAATGAATAA
- a CDS encoding cold-shock protein, whose product MAALVNGTVKWFNDEKGYGFIQQENGGDDVFVHFRQVNNEGGGRVTLAEGQAVTFEVGEGQKGPQAENVTPL is encoded by the coding sequence ATGGCAGCATTAGTAAACGGAACTGTTAAATGGTTCAACGATGAAAAAGGTTATGGATTTATCCAACAAGAGAATGGTGGAGATGATGTATTCGTACACTTTCGTCAAGTTAATAACGAAGGTGGTGGTCGTGTGACTCTCGCTGAAGGTCAAGCAGTAACATTTGAAGTTGGTGAAGGTCAAAAAGGCCCACAAGCTGAGAACGTAACTCCACTCTAG